From one Drosophila subpulchrella strain 33 F10 #4 breed RU33 chromosome 3L, RU_Dsub_v1.1 Primary Assembly, whole genome shotgun sequence genomic stretch:
- the LOC119553873 gene encoding bestrophin-4-like, with the protein MTVTYTSRVSTSNVVSNFLGLLVRWRGSIYKLIWLDLIVFFGLYVLLAITYRLLINEEGKRFFEAIITYCEVNGSLIPLSFVLGFFVRIVMKRWWEQYTTIPWPDGIAILISTSIHGSDDRARVMRRTILRYVCLCQVLVFTMISPRVKRRFPTYNQIIEAGFLLENERKIIETMDQAFPSYPKHWMPIVWAASIVMRARRENKIRDDYAVKTIIDELNQFRGYCGFLLYYDWVSVPLVYTQVVTVATYSFFLFSVLGQQWMENASDKEGVSISRWFPILTVLQFFFYMGWLKVAETLINPFGEDDDDFELNWIIDRNLTVAYCIVDEMHQEHPELVKDQYWEEVFPNEIPYAIPTMRHNPPEASTAYMETQRRTRGSGLSTQSNPSNRSSSRSNRLRNSFKQNFLGRPSATGSYSDSFQMDDGSSRMTFSESQFTMEHQDLHSSRKPSQSTIDFNALIEQRRRERTERMRHRFLDMRSTHLRHDNTGAPYTVTVLRPPSDETLSESQEAGDRTQQDPSSKANPQIKPEKND; encoded by the exons ATGACTGTGACCTACACCTCACGTGTAAGCACATCGAATGTCGTCAGCAATTTCTTGGGCTTGCTGGTGAG ATGGCGCGGCAGCATTTATAAGTTAATATGGTTGGACCTTATTGTTTTCTTTGGACTGTACGTCTTGCTGGCCATTACATATCGGTTGTTGATAAATGAAGAGGGCAAAAG ATTTTTCGAAGCCATTATAACATATTGCGAGGTGAATGGTTCCCTTATACCATTATCCTTCGTGTTGGGGTTTTTTGTGAGAATTGTGATGAAACGCTGGTGGGAGCAGTACACGACCATTCCTTGGCCAGATGGGATTGCCATTTTGATCAGCACCAGTATCCATGGATCCGATGATAGAGCCCGCGTTATGAGGCGAACGATCCTAAGATATGTCTGCCTGTGCCAGGTGCTCGTTTTTACCATGATATCACCGCGAGTGAAGCGTCGATTTCCCACTTATAATCAAATCATTGAGGCTGGGTTCTTGCTAGAAAATGAACGAAAGATCATTGAGACCATGGATCAGGCCTTCCCAAGTTATCCGAAACACTGGATGCCTATCGTTTGGGCAGCTAGTATTGTGATGAGGGCCAGGAGGGAGAATAAGATCAGGGATGATTACGCCGTTAAGACGATCATTGATGAGCTGAACCAGTTTCGCGGATATTGTGGGTTCTTGCTTTACTACGATTGGGTCAGTGTTCCGTTGGTGTACACCCAAGTGGTCACCGTGGCCACCTACTCTTTTTTCCTGTTCAGCGTCCTCGGACAGCAGTGGATGGAGAACGCCTCAGATAAGGAAGGCGTGAGTATTAGCAGGTGGTTCCCCATCCTGACGGTTCTCcagtttttcttttatatggGTTGGCTCAAGGTAGCCGAGACTTTGATCAATCCGTTCGGAGAGGATGATGACGACTTTGAG CTAAATTGGATTATCGATCGGAATCTTACTGTCGCTTATTGCATTGTGGACGAGATGCACCAGGAGCATCCTGAACTGGTTAAGGATCAGTATTGGGAAGAGGTGTTTCCCAATGAAATACCCTATGCTATACCAACTATGCGACATAACCCTCCGGAAGCTTCAACTGCATATATGGAAACCCAGAGG AGAACCCGTGGATCGGGACTTTCGACTCAAAGTAATCCTAGTAACCGTAGTAGTAGCCGCAGTAACCGTTTACGGAACAGCTTCAAGCAGAACTTCTTGGGAAGACCATCTGCCACTGGGAGCTACTCAGACTCCTTCCAAATGGACGATGGATCATCTCGAATGACCTTCAGTGAAAGTCAGTTTACTATGGAGCACCAAGATTTGCATAGCTCTCGTAAACCTTCTCAATCAACGA TTGATTTCAATGCCCTTATTGAGCAGCGTCGTCGTGAGCGCACGGAGCGAATGCGCCACCGATTTTTGGACATGAGAAGTACCCATCTCCGTCATGATAATACCGGTGCCCCCTATACGGTCACAGTTCTTCGTCCTCCGTCCGATGAAACTCTATCAGAAAGTCAGGAAGCGGGAGACAGAACCCAACAGGACCCTTCGTCCAAGGCTAACCCACAAATTAAACCAGAAAAGAACGATTAA
- the LOC119553495 gene encoding bestrophin-4-like isoform X1: protein MMRAKDIASYCMKHGSLIPLSFVMGFYVTIVMKRWWEQYTTIPWPDGIAILISSSIHGSDDRARVMRRTILRYVCLCQVLVFTMISPRVKRRFPTYYQIIEAGFLLENERKIIETMDQAFPSYPKHWMPIVWAGSIVMRARRESKIRDDYAVKTIMDELNKFRGRCSFLLYYDWVTVPLVYTQVVTLATYSFFLFSALGQQWTENNTQQGLSVLRWFPFLTILQFFFYMGWLKVAESLINPFGEDDDDFELNWIIDRNITVAYCIVDEMHQEHPELVKDQYWEQVFPNKIPYNITSKRTGPPASSTSYMKIPQKNVLTKSSTSGSYLDFLEMNDRPFQDQDQDRPFTRRPSQSIDFYELIEQRRRERTERTRHRFLDLKMHLRHDTSGTFYTITVPRPASEEVSSENQEAEESRQDPSSETESLSKTEKID, encoded by the exons ATGATGAGGGCAAAAG ATATTGCGTCCTATTGCATGAAGCATGGATCTCTTATCCCCCTGTCCTTCGTGATGGGATTTTATGTAACGATTGTAATGAAGCGATGGTGGGAACAATACACCACCATTCCTTGGCCAGATGGGATTGCCATTTTGATCAGCAGCAGTATCCATGGATCCGATGATAGAGCCCGCGTTATGAGGCGAACGATCCTAAGATATGTCTGCCTGTGCCAGGTGCTCGTTTTTACCATGATATCACCGCGAGTGAAGCGTCGATTCCCCACGTATTATCAAATCATTGAGGCTGGGTTCTTGCTGGAAAATGAAAGGAAGATCATTGAGACCATGGATCAGGCCTTCCCAAGTTATCCGAAGCACTGGATGCCCATCGTTTGGGCAGGAAGTATTGTCATGAGAGCAAGGAGGGAGAGCAAAATACGGGATGATTACGCAGTTAAGACGATCATGGATGAGCTCAACAAATTTCGAGGTCGCTGTAGCTTTTTGCTCTACTACGATTGGGTAACTGTTCCACTGGTCTACACCCAAGTGGTCACCCTGGCCACCTACTCGTTCTTTCTCTTCAGCGCTCTTGGGCAACAATGGACGGAAAATAACACTCAACAAGGTCTGAGTGTCCTCAGGTGGTTCCCTTTCCTAACTATTCTTCAGTTTTTCTTTTACATGGGATGGCTCAAGGTGGCCGAGTCATTGATCAATCCTTTCGGAgaggatgatgatgatttTGAG CTTAATTGGATTATCGATCGAAATATTACCGTTGCGTACTGCATTGTGGACGAGATGCACCAGGAGCATCCTGAACTGGTTAAGGATCAGTATTGGGAACAGGTTTTTCCCAATAAAATTCCCTACAATATTACAAGCAAGCGCACAGGTCCTCCAGCTTCATCGACTTCCTATATGAAAATACCACAAAAG AACGTACTAACAAAATCATCAACTAGTGGGAGCTACTTGGATTTCTTAGAAATGAACGACCGTCCTTTCCAAGACCAAGACCAAGACCGTCCTTTTACCCGTAGGCCTTCGCAATCCA TTGACTTCTATGAGCTAATTGAGCAGCGTCGTCGAGAACGCACGGAGCGTACCCGCCACCGGTTCTTGGACTTGAAAATGCATCTTCGCCACGATACTTCGGGTACTTTCTACACAATTACAGTCCCTCGTCCTGCGTCTGAGGAAGTTTCATCTGAAAACCAGGAAGCCGAAGAATCTCGGCAGGACCCATCAAGTGAGACCGAGTCTTTAAGTAAGACAGAAAAGATAGATTAA
- the LOC119553495 gene encoding bestrophin-4-like isoform X2, whose product MKHGSLIPLSFVMGFYVTIVMKRWWEQYTTIPWPDGIAILISSSIHGSDDRARVMRRTILRYVCLCQVLVFTMISPRVKRRFPTYYQIIEAGFLLENERKIIETMDQAFPSYPKHWMPIVWAGSIVMRARRESKIRDDYAVKTIMDELNKFRGRCSFLLYYDWVTVPLVYTQVVTLATYSFFLFSALGQQWTENNTQQGLSVLRWFPFLTILQFFFYMGWLKVAESLINPFGEDDDDFELNWIIDRNITVAYCIVDEMHQEHPELVKDQYWEQVFPNKIPYNITSKRTGPPASSTSYMKIPQKNVLTKSSTSGSYLDFLEMNDRPFQDQDQDRPFTRRPSQSIDFYELIEQRRRERTERTRHRFLDLKMHLRHDTSGTFYTITVPRPASEEVSSENQEAEESRQDPSSETESLSKTEKID is encoded by the exons ATGAAGCATGGATCTCTTATCCCCCTGTCCTTCGTGATGGGATTTTATGTAACGATTGTAATGAAGCGATGGTGGGAACAATACACCACCATTCCTTGGCCAGATGGGATTGCCATTTTGATCAGCAGCAGTATCCATGGATCCGATGATAGAGCCCGCGTTATGAGGCGAACGATCCTAAGATATGTCTGCCTGTGCCAGGTGCTCGTTTTTACCATGATATCACCGCGAGTGAAGCGTCGATTCCCCACGTATTATCAAATCATTGAGGCTGGGTTCTTGCTGGAAAATGAAAGGAAGATCATTGAGACCATGGATCAGGCCTTCCCAAGTTATCCGAAGCACTGGATGCCCATCGTTTGGGCAGGAAGTATTGTCATGAGAGCAAGGAGGGAGAGCAAAATACGGGATGATTACGCAGTTAAGACGATCATGGATGAGCTCAACAAATTTCGAGGTCGCTGTAGCTTTTTGCTCTACTACGATTGGGTAACTGTTCCACTGGTCTACACCCAAGTGGTCACCCTGGCCACCTACTCGTTCTTTCTCTTCAGCGCTCTTGGGCAACAATGGACGGAAAATAACACTCAACAAGGTCTGAGTGTCCTCAGGTGGTTCCCTTTCCTAACTATTCTTCAGTTTTTCTTTTACATGGGATGGCTCAAGGTGGCCGAGTCATTGATCAATCCTTTCGGAgaggatgatgatgatttTGAG CTTAATTGGATTATCGATCGAAATATTACCGTTGCGTACTGCATTGTGGACGAGATGCACCAGGAGCATCCTGAACTGGTTAAGGATCAGTATTGGGAACAGGTTTTTCCCAATAAAATTCCCTACAATATTACAAGCAAGCGCACAGGTCCTCCAGCTTCATCGACTTCCTATATGAAAATACCACAAAAG AACGTACTAACAAAATCATCAACTAGTGGGAGCTACTTGGATTTCTTAGAAATGAACGACCGTCCTTTCCAAGACCAAGACCAAGACCGTCCTTTTACCCGTAGGCCTTCGCAATCCA TTGACTTCTATGAGCTAATTGAGCAGCGTCGTCGAGAACGCACGGAGCGTACCCGCCACCGGTTCTTGGACTTGAAAATGCATCTTCGCCACGATACTTCGGGTACTTTCTACACAATTACAGTCCCTCGTCCTGCGTCTGAGGAAGTTTCATCTGAAAACCAGGAAGCCGAAGAATCTCGGCAGGACCCATCAAGTGAGACCGAGTCTTTAAGTAAGACAGAAAAGATAGATTAA
- the LOC119553494 gene encoding bestrophin-4 translates to MTVSYTAEVATCSHFGCFWKLLMRWRASIYKIIWVDLLAFLCCYYLMAVIYRYALRDVDKPIFEDIVMYCHSYSNLIPLSFVLGFYVGIIIERWWSQYITVPWPDPLAVYVSALVRGQDEHGRLMRRTIMRYVCLALTMVLSMISPVIKRRFPTYDQLIEVGLLNANEANIIKAMDAKFPKHPKYWMPIVWAASIVTRARKEGRIWDDFSLKSMIDELNKFRAGCNMLIHYDTISVPLVYTQVVTLAVYSYFVASIFGHQWIDRDVKHYNNIVSYYFPLFSTLEFFFFMGWLKVAETLICPFGDDDDDFELNWLIDRNLQVSYLIVDEMHNDHPQLVRDQYWDEVFPNELPYLVESERAEHPEASTARLGIPKINPVHSTKSEVSLENDFTEFDDEDETKDEVTIRFARREFSWSKSSVSITYSSGNQSIDTLSFDDKGGEEMENELDSRTVDSSSKDDFDRLRETRERERVNRQMQHAALAMELMKGDLGSNGGSAAGSRTNVPKKESEVQTDMSYTSQRKKDKDKDKDADNE, encoded by the exons ATGACTGTCTCATACACCGCTGAGGTGGCAACATGCAGCCATTTTGGCTGTTTCTGGAAGCTTTTGATGAG ATGGCGCGCGAGCATCTACAAGATTATATGGGTAGACCTCCTGGCATTTCTGTGCTGCTACTACTTGATGGCTGTAATCTACCGCTATGCTCTAAGGGATGTCGATAAACC CATTTTCGAGGACATTGTAATGTACTGTCATAGCTACAGCAACTTGATACCGCTTTCCTTCGTGCTGGGTTTCTACGTGGGCATTATTATAGAGCGCTGGTGGAGTCAGTATATCACGGTTCCCTGGCCCGATCCTTTGGCTGTTTATGTGAGTGCCTTAGTTCGTGGACAGGATGAACATGGTCGTCTGATGAGGCGCACAATCATGAGATATGTGTGCTTGGCCCTGACCATGGTGCTATCAATGATATCCCCCGTCATAAAGCGACGTTTTCCCACTTACGATCAGTTGATTGAAGTGGGTCTTCTAAACGCCAACGAGGCCAACATTATAAAGGCAATGGATGCAAAGTTTCCGAAACATCCCAAATACTGGATGCCCATCGTCTGGGCTGCCAGCATTGTGACAAGGGCCCGAAAGGAAGGACGCATTTGGGACGACTTCTCACTGAAGTCTATGATTGACGAATTGAATAAATTCCGAGCCGGTTGCAATATGCTAATCCATTATGACACGATCTCTGTTCCACTGGTATATACGCAG GTCGTAACTCTGGCCGTCTACTCGTACTTCGTGGCCTCAATTTTTGGTCATCAGTGGATTGATCGGGATGTTAAGCACTACAATAATATCGTTAGTTACTACTTTCCGTTGTTCAGCACCCTGGAGTTTTTCTTCTTTATGGGATGGCTAAAAGTGGCCGAAACCTTGATTTGTCCCTTTGGCGATGACGACGATGACTTTGAACTGAACTGGCTGATCGATCGGAATCTGCAGGTCAGTTACTTAATCGTCGATGAGATGCACAACGATCATCCCCAATTGGTGAGGGATCAGTATTGGGACGAGGTCTTCCCCAACGAACTGCCCTATTTGGTCGAGTCTGAAAGGGCCGAACATCCAGAGGCCTCTACCGCTCGATTGGGCATTCCAAAAATTAATCCCGTTCACTCAACGAAGAGTGAGGTAAGTTTGGAGAACGACTTTACGGAATTCGACGATGAGGACGAGACCAAGGACGAAGTTACCATCCGATTTGCCCGTCGCGAGTTTAGTTGGAGCAAGAGTTCCGTATCGATAACGTACTCCTCGGGGAACCAGAGTATAGATACCCTGAGTTTTGACGACAAGGGTGGCGAGGAGATGGAAAATGAGCTGGACTCAAGGACTGTGGATTCCAGCAGCAAGGACGACTTCGATCGACTGCGGGAGACGAGGGAAAGGGAGCGTGTCAACCGGCAGATGCAGCACGCCGCCCTCGCGATGGAGTTGATGAAGGGAGACCTTGGCTCAAATGGAGGATCTGCAGCGGGATCTAGGACTAACGTCCCGAAGAAGGAATCTGAGGTTCAGACCGACATGAGCTACACCAGCCAAAGAAAGAAGGACAAGGATAAGGACAAAGACGCTGACAATGAatga